The proteins below come from a single Balneolaceae bacterium genomic window:
- a CDS encoding multiheme c-type cytochrome, translating to MNTKSQHSSWSSKLLYLVSGLLLFEILTGLSISFLPFSLSNQVMVLLHTAAGLIFMFPYLWYQFKHWMKYKDRPLNEFSVTGYVGMAATTTAIITGIVLTWQALFTSSIGTVWKNVHLISTFVLIASVIPHVFLIIWRDSKVQSLSTSIRSRLTGQKRFGFNSIYLLLIQFLLVGLFMFAYSKTETSASPPQNYQYHQNSDSPFYPSLASTADSSLTFPRVMGGSESCGSAGCHKEIKEEWEVSAHRYSASDPFFRKIQENMGELKGPVAARYCGGCHDPIGLFSGSANLYSDSLTHQTGINEGVSCISCHAISEADVQGNADYVLDLPERYLFELGEGKTSKLISDFLIRAYPDYHIESYNRPLIKTSEYCGSCHKQYVDEDINNVGWVQLQNQYDQWRKSHWFSENEPFQTIECRECHMPLVESLDPSSGDRSDYNRTPDDGKHRSHRFLGGNQFVPKLLDLPNADEHVQMIEEWLRGEYEIPEIQDKWEGGPVVPITIISPDTTFAGEKLRMDVLINNRKAGHEFPTGPLDMIQAWIDMTVTDQHGNVLFASGKLDENHFIEPGAFVFKAEPVDQYGNLIDRHNLWEMVGVRYSRALFPGKSDYARFSMMMEQQEQKHKPFSDSQPASYTLDSLPPGTSQIEITAKLQYRKFNQFLMNEVFSDIKNYDTSPVTTISEHSKTVTILPREIQ from the coding sequence ATGAACACAAAATCTCAGCACAGCTCCTGGTCAAGTAAACTTCTGTACCTTGTATCAGGTTTGTTACTATTTGAGATTCTGACCGGCTTATCCATCTCATTCCTTCCATTTAGCCTGTCAAACCAGGTGATGGTCTTGCTTCATACCGCAGCCGGACTCATTTTCATGTTTCCCTATCTGTGGTATCAATTCAAACACTGGATGAAGTACAAAGACCGTCCTCTGAATGAATTTTCTGTTACCGGGTATGTTGGGATGGCGGCAACAACGACAGCCATTATTACCGGGATTGTTTTAACCTGGCAGGCACTGTTTACGAGTTCCATTGGTACCGTTTGGAAGAATGTTCATCTCATCTCCACCTTTGTGTTAATCGCCTCCGTCATACCACACGTATTCCTGATTATCTGGCGTGATTCAAAAGTTCAGTCACTCAGTACAAGCATTCGGTCTCGTCTAACAGGGCAAAAACGGTTTGGCTTCAACAGCATCTACCTCCTGTTGATTCAGTTTTTACTGGTCGGCCTCTTTATGTTTGCCTATTCAAAAACAGAGACCTCTGCATCCCCTCCGCAAAATTACCAGTATCATCAAAATTCTGATTCACCCTTCTATCCAAGTCTTGCCTCTACTGCAGACAGCAGCCTGACTTTTCCCCGGGTGATGGGTGGTTCTGAATCGTGCGGATCTGCCGGCTGCCACAAGGAGATTAAAGAGGAGTGGGAAGTGAGTGCACACCGATATTCGGCAAGTGATCCTTTCTTCAGGAAAATCCAGGAAAATATGGGAGAGCTAAAAGGACCCGTGGCGGCTCGCTATTGTGGGGGTTGTCACGATCCTATTGGGTTGTTTTCAGGATCGGCCAATCTCTATTCCGACTCACTCACACATCAAACCGGTATTAATGAGGGGGTCTCCTGTATCTCATGCCATGCAATTAGCGAGGCTGATGTTCAGGGAAATGCCGATTACGTACTTGACCTGCCTGAACGATATCTTTTTGAACTCGGCGAGGGTAAAACTTCCAAACTAATCAGCGATTTCCTGATCCGTGCCTACCCTGACTATCACATCGAGAGTTATAACCGGCCACTGATTAAAACCTCTGAATATTGCGGTTCATGCCATAAGCAATATGTAGACGAAGACATCAATAACGTAGGCTGGGTTCAGCTTCAAAACCAGTACGACCAGTGGAGGAAAAGTCACTGGTTTTCTGAAAATGAGCCGTTTCAAACCATAGAATGCAGGGAGTGTCATATGCCGCTCGTTGAATCCCTCGATCCCTCCAGCGGAGATCGATCTGATTATAACAGAACTCCCGATGATGGGAAACACCGAAGTCACCGATTTTTAGGCGGCAACCAGTTTGTACCCAAACTTCTGGATCTGCCAAATGCTGACGAACATGTTCAGATGATTGAGGAGTGGCTTCGGGGAGAATACGAAATCCCCGAGATACAGGATAAATGGGAGGGCGGCCCGGTCGTTCCAATTACCATCATTTCGCCGGATACCACTTTTGCCGGCGAAAAACTGCGTATGGACGTTTTGATCAACAACCGAAAAGCCGGGCATGAATTCCCAACAGGCCCGCTCGACATGATACAGGCCTGGATTGATATGACCGTAACCGATCAACATGGAAATGTACTCTTTGCATCCGGCAAACTCGATGAAAATCATTTTATTGAGCCCGGGGCTTTTGTCTTTAAAGCTGAGCCCGTAGATCAGTATGGAAATTTAATTGATCGGCACAATTTATGGGAGATGGTGGGCGTGCGCTACAGCCGGGCTCTATTTCCGGGCAAATCGGATTATGCGCGTTTCTCTATGATGATGGAGCAACAGGAACAAAAGCATAAACCGTTCTCAGATTCACAACCAGCTTCCTACACTTTGGATTCACTACCACCGGGAACATCCCAAATTGAAATAACGGCTAAACTGCAATACCGAAAGTTTAATCAGTTTTTGATGAATGAAGTCTTCAGCGATATCAAAAATTACGATACATCACCTGTTACAACAATTTCTGAACACTCTAAAACGGTAACTATTTTACCACGGGAGATTCAATAA
- a CDS encoding aldo/keto reductase produces MNGSKTVSLKSEFGYLTIYTVITKEMREENMSKRLDRRTFLKNSLVAAAGLGFATTTKNDLFAKTAAWISDPINNPMPKRPLGNTGFDVGIYSLGGQGALEIPGTFDKSVAIINRALDLGVNYIDTAAYYGSGSSETYIGEVMKTRRDEVFLATKSHDYTYDGTMRLFEESLRRLNTDHVDLYQHHYMMQERYDRLVQKNSARQAFEKLKEEGVVRFIGVTSHSSRILSEAIEGYPYDCALIPLNASGSILQDEQNLDRFFRLTSDRNMGVIGMKVFGGGGLVGRGLTPKQLLYYTMSQPVSTTIVGISRMEHLEENIRNAKEFKPLTEEEIMELRAGIQ; encoded by the coding sequence ATGAACGGCAGTAAAACTGTTTCTCTTAAATCCGAATTTGGCTACCTTACTATATACACTGTGATTACAAAAGAGATGAGGGAGGAGAATATGAGTAAGAGATTAGACCGCAGAACTTTTCTGAAGAATAGCTTGGTTGCCGCGGCCGGACTCGGTTTTGCAACCACAACCAAAAACGATCTGTTTGCCAAAACTGCTGCATGGATTTCAGATCCCATAAACAATCCAATGCCCAAACGGCCGCTCGGAAATACCGGTTTCGATGTGGGTATTTACAGCCTCGGCGGACAGGGTGCCTTGGAAATCCCAGGTACTTTTGATAAATCTGTGGCAATCATTAACCGGGCACTTGACCTGGGCGTGAATTATATCGATACGGCTGCTTACTATGGCTCCGGTTCCAGTGAGACCTATATTGGCGAAGTGATGAAGACGCGGCGTGACGAAGTATTCCTGGCAACGAAAAGCCACGATTACACCTATGACGGAACGATGCGCTTGTTTGAAGAGAGCCTTCGCCGGCTGAATACGGATCATGTTGACTTGTACCAACACCATTATATGATGCAGGAGAGGTATGACAGATTGGTGCAAAAGAACAGTGCACGGCAAGCATTTGAGAAACTGAAAGAGGAGGGAGTCGTTCGGTTTATCGGGGTGACGAGTCACTCAAGTCGGATTCTTTCGGAAGCGATTGAAGGCTATCCTTACGATTGTGCACTCATTCCTTTAAATGCATCAGGTTCTATTTTGCAGGATGAACAAAATCTCGACCGTTTCTTCCGGCTTACTTCTGACAGGAATATGGGAGTGATCGGGATGAAAGTATTTGGCGGAGGTGGTTTGGTTGGCCGCGGATTGACACCAAAACAGCTTTTATACTATACAATGAGTCAGCCGGTTTCTACAACCATCGTAGGTATCTCCCGGATGGAACATCTTGAAGAGAATATTCGGAATGCGAAGGAATTCAAGCCGCTCACAGAGGAAGAGATAATGGAACTGCGAGCAGGAATTCAGTGA
- a CDS encoding peptidase U32 family protein, with amino-acid sequence MNTEKKSLHSSQEIKPMNAEIMAPAGDWTSFRAAIQGGADSIYFGIEQLNMRARASNNFTMDDLPRISALAKEHGIKTYLTLNTVLYDHDLPMMKRIIDTVKEQNITAIIAADQAAISYAYKQGVEVHISTQANISNIEMVEFYSHFADVMVLARELSLGQVKKIVEGIKGRNITGPSGDLVQIEVFAHGALCMAVSGKCYLSLHTYNASANRGACMQNCRHAYNVQSDDGTELKIDNEYIMSPKDLCTIDFLDRVLDSGAAVLKIEGRGRSPEYVKTTTRCYKAASLAVANGTYTPEKARQWKNDLDQVYNRGFWDGYYLGRKLGEWSPVYGSAARKEKTFVGKVLHYYPKAKVAHLRIKAREISTDDSILIIGDRTGVAEPTIESFWVDDKPAEKAVQGQECTIKIDVDVRDGDNVYLWEDRS; translated from the coding sequence TTGAACACAGAAAAAAAGAGCCTTCACTCATCACAAGAAATAAAACCCATGAATGCAGAGATCATGGCACCGGCGGGTGACTGGACCTCTTTCCGTGCTGCCATCCAGGGCGGGGCCGATTCAATCTATTTCGGGATTGAACAACTGAATATGAGAGCAAGAGCCTCCAATAATTTTACAATGGATGATCTACCCAGGATATCGGCACTTGCAAAAGAGCATGGTATCAAAACGTACCTTACGCTTAATACGGTACTGTATGATCATGATCTGCCCATGATGAAACGGATCATAGATACGGTAAAGGAACAAAATATCACAGCGATTATAGCAGCCGACCAGGCCGCCATCTCCTATGCATACAAACAGGGTGTAGAAGTCCACATTTCCACACAGGCGAATATTTCAAACATCGAAATGGTAGAATTCTACAGCCATTTCGCTGATGTGATGGTTTTGGCACGGGAATTGAGTCTTGGACAAGTGAAAAAGATCGTGGAAGGAATTAAAGGAAGAAATATAACCGGTCCATCCGGTGACCTGGTACAGATTGAAGTTTTTGCTCACGGTGCCTTATGCATGGCCGTATCCGGCAAATGTTATCTCAGTTTACATACGTATAATGCATCTGCCAACCGCGGGGCTTGTATGCAAAACTGCCGTCATGCTTACAACGTACAGTCTGATGACGGTACCGAACTGAAGATTGATAACGAATACATCATGTCGCCCAAGGATCTTTGCACCATCGATTTCCTGGACCGTGTACTGGATTCAGGTGCAGCCGTTTTGAAAATTGAAGGACGGGGTCGCTCTCCCGAATATGTTAAAACTACAACCCGCTGTTACAAAGCAGCTTCTCTCGCTGTTGCAAATGGCACCTACACCCCCGAAAAAGCAAGACAATGGAAGAACGACTTAGACCAGGTGTATAATCGTGGATTTTGGGATGGTTATTATTTGGGAAGAAAACTGGGAGAATGGAGTCCCGTTTATGGTTCTGCAGCCAGGAAAGAGAAAACATTTGTGGGGAAAGTGCTTCATTACTATCCCAAAGCAAAAGTGGCTCATCTCCGAATCAAAGCGAGAGAGATCTCAACAGATGATTCCATCCTGATTATCGGCGATCGAACCGGGGTAGCGGAACCAACGATCGAATCGTTTTGGGTGGATGACAAACCTGCTGAAAAGGCGGTCCAGGGACAAGAATGCACTATCAAGATTGACGTGGATGTCCGGGACGGTGATAATGTGTACCTCTGGGAGGATCGCTCCTGA
- a CDS encoding efflux RND transporter permease subunit, which translates to MKTGFAGKIAQAFIDSKLTLLLMIAFMAIGLYAVWLTPSEEEPQIDVPMADIFVGYPGASPQEVENRISIPLEKILSNISGVEYVYSTSMPEMGMVSARFYVGQDVEESLVRLYNEIMKFMDTKPEPVTMPLIKTRSINDVPIVTLTLWSDMHDDYQIRRIAQELDNEIKSITDVAETKIHGGRSRTVQVVLDKNKMASLAIDPLRVAQTIKAANREFKSGKFSVNDEEYLVQTGSFLKNAEDVGSLVLDVRAGDSILLRDIAEVKDGPGEPANYVSYSPGPVSSEESGLHAGSSYPAVTISVAKRQGADAMEIATQIDRMVEKLNGSVITENIRVETTRNYGETATEKVNTLLIHLVVAVLSVSFVVFLAMGWRGALVVFISVPITFALTLFFYYMYDYTLNRITLFALVFVTGIVVDNSIIVAENMHRHFKMRKLPLKQAAIYAINEVGNPAILATFTVIAAVIPMAFVSGLMGPYMSPIAIGATVAMILSLIISLIATPWLGYRLLSAVRVHSGGSSGKRYKLEDTIIYKLYDKTMRPLMESSWKRWAFLLGTTVILFASLVLFYTRSVEVKMLPFDNKNEIQLIIDLPEGTTLERTDAVAREVGLALLDVPEVYDYQVYSGTNAPINFNGLVRSYDMRQMSNVADIQVNLVDKSLRSDQSHDIAKRMRPLVQKVGEKYGANVKVVEVPPGPPVLSTLVAEVYGPNLEMQRSIGNEIKQIFSETPGIVDTDWMVEDEQTEYHFDVQREKAAVTGVMPQQVTESLGMILGQHPVSSLYDENEASLVPIQMKLDESSRAGVQNLGGLHVQSQTGAMVPVTDLVQVEKRTLAKSIHRKNQRRVVYVTAEVAGEIESPVYAILDAQNQIDAIDLPTGYNLEQQYAGQPFTSEDVTVKWDGEWQITLEVFRDLGIAFAVVLLIIYILIVGWFQDFGVPFIMMIAIPLSLIGILIGHWVASAFFTATSMIGLIALAGIMVRNSVLLIDFIQISLKEGNSLQDAVIEAGAVRTMPILLTAGTVVIGAIVILFDPIFQGLAISLMGGAIASTALTLVTVPLIYFMAKKNLRADEIITK; encoded by the coding sequence ATGAAAACCGGATTCGCAGGAAAAATTGCTCAGGCGTTTATCGATTCAAAGCTTACCCTGCTCCTGATGATCGCCTTTATGGCCATCGGACTATATGCAGTTTGGCTTACGCCCAGTGAAGAAGAACCCCAAATCGATGTTCCCATGGCTGATATCTTTGTCGGCTACCCGGGTGCATCGCCTCAGGAAGTAGAAAACAGGATATCCATTCCGCTGGAAAAAATTCTTTCTAACATCTCAGGCGTTGAATATGTCTATTCAACCTCGATGCCGGAAATGGGAATGGTTTCCGCACGCTTCTACGTGGGACAAGATGTGGAGGAAAGCCTTGTACGGCTCTACAACGAGATCATGAAGTTTATGGATACCAAACCGGAGCCGGTTACCATGCCGCTTATCAAGACAAGGTCCATAAATGATGTGCCCATTGTGACGCTCACCCTCTGGAGTGATATGCACGATGATTACCAAATTCGCCGGATAGCCCAGGAACTGGATAACGAGATAAAATCGATTACAGATGTTGCCGAAACCAAAATTCACGGGGGACGGTCCCGCACTGTCCAGGTTGTTCTTGATAAGAATAAAATGGCCTCACTCGCCATAGACCCTCTTCGTGTGGCACAAACAATTAAAGCCGCAAACAGAGAATTTAAGTCTGGTAAATTTTCAGTAAATGACGAGGAATACCTGGTGCAAACCGGTAGTTTCCTGAAGAACGCCGAGGACGTTGGAAGCCTTGTTCTGGATGTTCGCGCCGGCGACTCCATTCTGCTCCGTGATATTGCTGAGGTGAAAGACGGGCCCGGTGAACCGGCAAATTATGTATCCTATTCCCCCGGTCCCGTATCATCTGAGGAGAGCGGCCTGCATGCCGGCAGTTCATACCCTGCAGTTACAATTTCAGTAGCCAAGCGACAGGGGGCCGATGCCATGGAGATTGCCACTCAAATCGATCGGATGGTGGAGAAACTGAACGGTTCCGTGATCACAGAAAACATTCGTGTGGAAACGACACGGAATTATGGTGAAACAGCGACTGAGAAAGTAAATACATTGCTGATTCACCTGGTGGTTGCAGTACTTTCAGTCTCTTTTGTTGTGTTTCTTGCGATGGGCTGGAGAGGAGCACTGGTTGTATTTATATCAGTACCCATTACATTTGCCCTCACTCTCTTCTTTTACTACATGTATGATTACACCCTGAACCGGATTACACTGTTTGCACTTGTGTTTGTGACCGGTATTGTGGTTGACAACTCCATTATTGTAGCAGAGAATATGCACCGCCATTTCAAGATGAGAAAACTGCCCCTGAAGCAGGCAGCTATTTATGCCATTAATGAAGTGGGAAATCCAGCCATCCTGGCCACCTTTACGGTCATTGCCGCTGTGATTCCAATGGCATTTGTTTCCGGTTTGATGGGGCCCTATATGAGCCCGATCGCAATCGGCGCAACCGTAGCCATGATTCTTTCTCTGATTATTTCATTGATTGCAACCCCATGGCTGGGATACCGGTTATTGAGTGCCGTAAGAGTTCATTCCGGCGGTAGTTCAGGAAAACGATATAAGCTTGAAGATACGATCATCTACAAATTGTATGATAAAACAATGCGCCCACTGATGGAGAGCAGCTGGAAGCGCTGGGCCTTTTTACTCGGTACCACCGTTATCCTTTTTGCTTCCCTGGTTCTCTTCTACACGAGATCCGTTGAGGTGAAAATGCTTCCTTTCGACAATAAGAATGAGATTCAGTTGATCATCGACCTGCCCGAAGGAACAACGCTTGAGCGAACGGATGCTGTTGCACGGGAAGTAGGTTTGGCACTGCTGGATGTCCCCGAGGTATATGATTACCAGGTCTATTCCGGGACTAATGCGCCGATCAACTTCAACGGGTTGGTTCGAAGCTATGATATGCGGCAAATGTCGAATGTGGCTGATATACAGGTAAACCTTGTGGACAAAAGCCTGAGGTCTGACCAGAGCCACGACATCGCCAAGCGAATGCGTCCGCTCGTTCAAAAAGTGGGTGAAAAATATGGAGCGAACGTTAAAGTGGTCGAAGTTCCTCCGGGTCCACCCGTCCTCTCTACACTGGTTGCCGAGGTGTATGGCCCCAACCTGGAGATGCAGCGATCTATCGGAAATGAAATCAAACAGATCTTTTCAGAAACTCCGGGAATTGTCGATACAGACTGGATGGTTGAAGATGAGCAGACCGAATATCACTTTGACGTTCAGAGAGAAAAAGCTGCTGTAACTGGTGTAATGCCGCAACAGGTTACAGAATCTTTAGGAATGATCTTGGGTCAACATCCGGTCAGTTCTCTGTATGATGAAAACGAAGCCAGCCTGGTACCCATCCAAATGAAACTGGATGAGTCCTCGCGCGCCGGTGTTCAAAATCTGGGCGGACTACATGTACAATCCCAAACCGGGGCGATGGTACCTGTCACGGATCTGGTCCAGGTAGAGAAAAGAACATTGGCAAAAAGCATCCATCGCAAGAATCAAAGACGAGTGGTGTATGTAACTGCTGAGGTAGCCGGTGAAATTGAAAGCCCGGTTTATGCCATCCTGGATGCGCAAAATCAGATTGATGCAATTGATTTACCTACCGGCTACAATCTTGAACAACAGTACGCCGGGCAGCCGTTTACAAGCGAAGATGTCACCGTTAAATGGGACGGCGAATGGCAAATTACCCTTGAAGTATTTCGTGACTTGGGAATTGCATTTGCAGTGGTTCTGCTGATTATCTATATCCTGATTGTCGGCTGGTTCCAGGATTTTGGAGTTCCGTTTATCATGATGATTGCCATTCCGTTATCCCTCATCGGTATATTGATCGGACACTGGGTGGCCAGTGCCTTCTTTACCGCAACGTCCATGATTGGATTAATAGCATTGGCGGGCATTATGGTTCGAAACTCTGTACTGCTGATCGACTTTATCCAGATCAGCCTGAAGGAGGGGAATTCCCTGCAAGATGCAGTTATTGAGGCAGGCGCTGTTCGTACCATGCCGATCCTGTTAACAGCCGGTACCGTAGTTATTGGTGCGATTGTAATCCTGTTTGATCCGATCTTCCAGGGACTGGCAATCTCGCTGATGGGCGGAGCGATCGCTTCCACAGCGCTGACCCTGGTTACCGTACCATTGATCTATTTCATGGCTAAAAAGAATCTGCGGGCAGATGAAATCATCACTAAATAG
- a CDS encoding efflux RND transporter periplasmic adaptor subunit: MNYVNKTWIKPISGILSLFFLVALFSGCNQEDQQSASEEALSVQVQTASTSVSAEAQTFPGRVESDNQANLSTIVMGTVTGVPVSVGENVKKDDVLVRIKDDQILAQKSQLEANMVQAKANLENTEKNYNRIKNLYAEESATSKELDDISTMYEIAKANMEALEARLNEVNEMLAYTTIRAPFDGIVARKFVSEGDMAAPGHPLIAIADPSTIKITASVPEKWIGQIENGQEIHITVASAGIQNVPATLSSVSDAGDPMSRQFAIEARITDSEIAGQLKTGMFAQISMNLDQAETLFIPKTAIVKRGQLTGVYTLSDANKAVLRWVRTGQASGNEIEILSGLKTGEQYVAVADQSIRQGQLLSIR; this comes from the coding sequence ATGAATTACGTAAATAAAACTTGGATCAAACCAATTTCGGGAATCTTATCCCTCTTTTTCCTGGTGGCACTCTTTTCAGGCTGTAACCAGGAAGATCAGCAATCTGCATCTGAAGAGGCCCTCAGTGTACAGGTTCAAACCGCTTCAACCTCTGTTTCGGCTGAGGCACAAACATTTCCCGGTCGTGTGGAAAGTGATAACCAGGCCAACCTGAGTACTATTGTTATGGGAACCGTTACCGGGGTTCCGGTGAGCGTGGGTGAAAATGTGAAAAAAGACGATGTGCTTGTTCGGATCAAAGACGATCAGATCCTGGCGCAAAAATCACAGCTCGAAGCCAACATGGTTCAGGCCAAAGCCAACCTTGAGAATACGGAGAAGAACTACAACCGCATCAAAAATCTGTATGCGGAGGAAAGCGCCACTTCCAAAGAGCTGGATGACATCTCTACAATGTATGAGATAGCCAAGGCAAATATGGAAGCATTGGAAGCCCGCCTGAATGAAGTAAACGAAATGCTGGCCTACACGACCATTCGTGCACCTTTTGACGGTATTGTGGCTCGAAAATTTGTCTCTGAAGGAGATATGGCCGCACCCGGACATCCGCTGATTGCCATTGCCGATCCTTCGACCATAAAAATAACAGCCAGTGTTCCTGAAAAATGGATTGGCCAGATTGAAAATGGACAAGAGATCCATATAACAGTCGCTTCAGCAGGGATTCAAAATGTACCGGCCACGTTAAGCAGTGTTAGTGATGCCGGAGATCCTATGAGCCGGCAGTTTGCTATCGAAGCCCGTATCACAGATTCAGAAATCGCCGGACAATTAAAAACCGGCATGTTTGCACAGATTAGCATGAACCTGGATCAAGCTGAAACTCTCTTCATTCCTAAAACAGCTATTGTGAAAAGAGGTCAGCTGACCGGGGTTTATACTCTCAGTGATGCTAACAAAGCTGTGCTGCGCTGGGTACGAACCGGCCAGGCATCCGGAAACGAAATTGAGATCCTTTCAGGATTGAAAACGGGCGAGCAATATGTAGCTGTCGCAGATCAATCAATCCGGCAAGGGCAATTACTGAGTATTCGGTAA
- a CDS encoding TolC family protein translates to MNKEKLYAIGVYLLLGALTLPFNLYAQQNLEEEKKLSLSLQEATEIALEQNFSIEQAGYEVDKTKAQYRQTNAVFLPQLSFEYNAISTDDPLNVFGFKLKQEVVSQQDFNPALLNDPDLYENYSAKFEVRQPLFNPDMIMQRGAVKSKLNSANEQLDGTRNYIRYQVRQQYYNLVLHKGQLEVLETALETAGEHRRQAQNYFEQGLLSREDYLAAKVYELDMESRVLQTKNDIEKVQEELALMLGLDGAVTINPTEDLEFVSAPQIPADLSDFEVNNAQTRAFDYQVTAAQKMVKSAGFSFLPSVNLFGSYEFNDNEFANFDASSYMIGANLRWNIFTGFSKAGKVMEAKADYRKAKSMQERHLLDQENRVREAVRSLNHATKELELTEESISQSSQNVEIRTNRYEEGLEKTTDLLEAETKLAEARLKNVMALYKYNMSIAALEMLLEEDFNN, encoded by the coding sequence ATGAATAAAGAAAAGTTATACGCAATAGGAGTATATCTGCTGTTAGGGGCTTTAACATTGCCTTTTAACTTGTATGCCCAACAAAATTTGGAAGAAGAAAAAAAGCTATCACTTTCACTCCAGGAAGCAACTGAAATAGCCCTTGAACAAAATTTTTCCATTGAGCAGGCCGGGTATGAGGTAGATAAAACCAAAGCACAGTATCGGCAAACCAATGCTGTTTTTCTGCCGCAGCTATCGTTTGAATACAATGCCATCTCAACTGACGATCCTTTAAATGTATTTGGATTCAAACTAAAGCAGGAGGTTGTCTCTCAACAGGATTTTAACCCTGCACTACTAAACGATCCGGATCTCTATGAAAATTACAGCGCCAAATTTGAAGTGCGTCAGCCCCTGTTCAATCCCGATATGATTATGCAGCGGGGTGCCGTTAAGAGCAAACTGAACTCGGCAAACGAACAGTTGGATGGCACCCGGAATTACATCCGATACCAGGTTCGCCAGCAATATTACAACCTGGTTTTACACAAGGGACAATTAGAGGTTCTTGAAACCGCCCTTGAAACTGCCGGAGAACACCGGCGCCAAGCCCAGAACTACTTTGAACAGGGACTCCTCAGCCGGGAGGATTATTTAGCTGCTAAGGTATATGAACTGGACATGGAAAGCCGGGTATTGCAGACAAAAAATGACATTGAAAAAGTTCAGGAGGAGCTGGCTCTCATGCTTGGCCTGGATGGGGCAGTCACCATCAACCCAACGGAAGATTTAGAATTTGTATCTGCACCTCAAATCCCCGCAGACCTCTCTGATTTTGAAGTAAACAATGCGCAAACAAGGGCTTTTGATTACCAGGTAACGGCTGCTCAAAAAATGGTTAAATCGGCCGGCTTCAGTTTTTTGCCATCTGTGAATCTATTTGGAAGCTATGAATTTAACGATAACGAATTTGCCAATTTTGATGCCTCCTCCTACATGATCGGAGCTAATCTCCGCTGGAATATATTCACTGGATTCAGCAAGGCCGGTAAAGTGATGGAAGCGAAAGCAGATTACAGGAAAGCCAAAAGTATGCAGGAGAGGCACCTGTTAGACCAGGAAAATCGAGTGCGGGAGGCTGTTCGGTCTTTGAATCATGCCACAAAAGAGCTGGAATTAACGGAAGAGTCAATATCGCAATCCTCTCAAAATGTAGAAATACGAACAAACCGGTATGAGGAAGGGCTCGAAAAAACTACCGACCTGCTTGAGGCTGAAACCAAACTGGCCGAAGCCAGGCTGAAAAATGTGATGGCACTCTACAAATACAATATGAGCATTGCCGCTTTGGAAATGCTGCTCGAAGAAGACTTTAATAATTAA
- a CDS encoding metalloregulator ArsR/SmtB family transcription factor, whose amino-acid sequence MDLNNFKKSLYKEMSDVTKALGNPNRLEILDLLAQGSCSVEYIADHTNLSVANASQHLQVLKNAKLVATERKGKYSYYQLANSLVFNTWCSLRRLSISQNAEIAHLIDDFRNNMEGMQTISTDDLMEKMEDEEIMIIDVRPEEEYEKGHIRNAICFPKDMLNKNMKDLDKNKQIVAYCRGPFCMLADEAVEMLNQKGFQASRLENGYPDWEARDLPVEKE is encoded by the coding sequence ATGGATCTAAACAATTTTAAGAAATCACTTTACAAAGAGATGAGCGATGTGACCAAGGCTTTGGGAAATCCAAATCGCCTGGAAATTTTGGATCTGCTGGCCCAGGGCAGTTGCTCTGTTGAGTATATTGCAGATCATACTAACCTGTCTGTAGCCAATGCCTCCCAGCATCTCCAGGTATTGAAAAATGCCAAATTGGTAGCCACAGAACGAAAAGGAAAATACAGCTACTATCAGTTGGCGAATAGTCTTGTGTTTAATACCTGGTGTTCTCTTCGCCGTCTTTCAATCTCACAAAATGCAGAGATTGCCCATTTAATCGATGACTTCAGAAATAACATGGAAGGTATGCAAACGATCTCCACTGATGATCTCATGGAGAAAATGGAGGATGAGGAGATCATGATCATTGATGTACGCCCTGAAGAAGAATATGAGAAAGGACATATCCGCAATGCAATCTGTTTTCCTAAAGATATGCTCAATAAAAACATGAAGGATCTCGACAAGAATAAACAGATAGTGGCTTATTGCAGAGGCCCTTTTTGCATGCTTGCCGATGAAGCCGTGGAGATGCTAAATCAGAAAGGATTCCAGGCCTCTCGGCTTGAAAACGGCTATCCCGATTGGGAAGCCAGAGATCTTCCTGTCGAAAAAGAATGA